A stretch of Caenorhabditis elegans chromosome IV DNA encodes these proteins:
- the ttll-11 gene encoding Tubulin polyglutamylase ttll-11 (Confirmed by transcript evidence) produces the protein MENRPPSGISNSSFIRSRNTASRRFTIDTSRAKSNQYVVSLCSKKIGIIEYPDGRSDKQPCDVYWHNVVLSDMNKIVTSPQSRVNKFPGMTELAKKISLTHSISSMQKLFPDEYAFYPNSWFLPAHLADFHAFYRKAQALGKTEMWFIVKPDEGAQGTGIYLINSPNQIRNVDQRQLVQEYVADPLLMNDKLKFDFRVYGVIKSINPLSIYVAREGMARFCTEKYEKPDSSNFKNLYAHLTNYSLNKANEAYVHSNTLQDQTRGSKRLLSTVFHQLESRGVKTKRLWHDIKLILVKTTLAMLPEIMLHYEHHFYDSTGPQCFQIMGFDVMIREDGTPILLEVNAAPSLTADHIVPHPGRTLLEGGQRVRSIVDEVIKIPLVRDTLLLVLGLMEEEYQNNSLKGETKSLDDMQTIKQRRKPHLSEIFPTRYGAHSGHLLFLDKAMYIYMQFVQLRSNVNITNAGLKQFVRKCNLIDIIPVVHVDAKVSEINYYFTGEKRTNGNGLPFHAFLMFLFFIAEKKFVLENDLLSKVQRLLSFCDMSLRRYGVRSARLRRAEVDSTIGNVEIYMLPSRMARNRSGTNGRKQNFTDDNNNPNSFAHLPKINERL, from the exons ATGGAAAATCGACCACCGAGTGGGATATCAAA ttcatcGTTCATCCGTTCAAGAAATACCGCATCTCGTCGCTTTACAATTGACACGTCACGGGCAAAATCAAATCAATATGTGGTTTCACTGTGTTCTAAGAAAATAGGAATAATTGAATATCCGGATGGACGTTCAGATAAACAACCATGTGATGTTTATTGGCATAATGTTGTACTTTCGGATATGAACAAAATTGTTACTTCACCACAGTCAAGGGTTAATAAATTCCCAG GTATGACCGAATTGGCGAAGAAAATATCATTAACTCATTCAATATCATctatgcaaaaattgtttcctgaCGAATATGCATTCTATCCAAATTCATGGTTTCTACCAGCTCATCTGGCTGATTTTCAC GCGTTCTATCGAAAAGCTCAAGCAttgggaaaaactgaaatgtgGTTTATTGTGAAGCCTGACGAAGGAGCACAAGGAACTGGAATATACTTAATTAATAGCCCAAATCAAATCAGAAATGTTGATCAGAGACAATTGGTTCAA gAGTATGTAGCTGATCCATTATTGATGAATGATAAATTGAAGTTCGATTTTCGAGTATACGGAGTTATAAAAAGCATCAATCCCTTGTCTATTTATGTTGCTCGCGAAGGAATGGCCCGGTTTTGcacagaaaaatatgaaaaacctGATTCGTCTAATTTCAAGAATCTTTATGCTCATTTAACAAATTATTCACTGAATAAGGCAAATGAAGCATATGTTCATAGCAATACACTTCAAGATCAAACAAGAG GAAGTAAACGTCTTCTCTCTACTGTATTCCATCAATTAGAATCTCGAGGTGTCAAAACAAAACGCTTATGGCATGACATCAAACTTATTCTTGTAAAAACCACTCTAGCAATGCTTCCAGAAATCATGCTTCACTATGAACATCATTTTTATGATTCAACGGGTCCTCAATGCTTTCAG ATAATGGGATTTGATGTAATGATTCGGGAAGATGGTACCCCAATTCTTCTCGAAGTAAATGCAGCACCATCTCTAACAGCTGACCATATTGTTCCACATCCTGGACGTACACTTTTGGAGGGTGGACAACGTGTGAGAAGTATTGTCGACGAG GTTATAAAAATTCCACTGGTTAGAGACACTTTACTTTTGGTATTGGGACTCATGGAAGAAGAGTATCAAAATAATAGCCT aaaagggGAAACAAAATCACTGGATGATATGCAGACAATCAAACAGAGGCGGAAGCCACATTTGAGTGAG ATTTTCCCAACTCGTTATGGAGCTCATAGTGGACATTTGCTCTTTCTTGACAAAGCCATGTATATTTACATGCAGTTTGTACAACTTCGAAGTAATGTTAACATAACGAACGCTGGTTTGAAGCAATTTGTTAG gaAGTGCAATTTGATAGATATTATACCAGTTGTGCATGTGGAtgcaaaagtttcagaaataaattattatttcactGGAGAGAAAAGAACAAATGGAAATG GTCTCCCATTCCACGCCTTtctaatgtttttgtttttcattgcTGAAAAGAAGTTTGTGTTAGAAAATGATTTATTATCAAAAGTGCAGAGACTTTTATCTTTTTGCGATATGAGTTTAAGACGTTATGGAGTTCGATCAGCAAGGTTAAGAAGAGCTGAAGTTGATTCAACTATTGG aaatgttgaaatttataTGCTACCTTCTCGTATGGCGAGAAATCGATCTGGAACAAATGGACGGAAg CAAAACTTCACCGATGACAATAACAACCCGAACAGTTTTGCGcatttaccaaaaatcaaCGAGCGACTTTAg
- the ttll-11 gene encoding Tubulin polyglutamylase ttll-11 (Confirmed by transcript evidence), with the protein MGCKISTEFCSDNPVGSISTSKVHPTDLSTPSYAIKPVEFYEEPLKDDQLFYKVALAKKEYREKEKDKKEQLSSNRRVSLQVEPNKLPIPLTRSSSLSSIMENRPPSGISNSSFIRSRNTASRRFTIDTSRAKSNQYVVSLCSKKIGIIEYPDGRSDKQPCDVYWHNVVLSDMNKIVTSPQSRVNKFPGMTELAKKISLTHSISSMQKLFPDEYAFYPNSWFLPAHLADFHAFYRKAQALGKTEMWFIVKPDEGAQGTGIYLINSPNQIRNVDQRQLVQEYVADPLLMNDKLKFDFRVYGVIKSINPLSIYVAREGMARFCTEKYEKPDSSNFKNLYAHLTNYSLNKANEAYVHSNTLQDQTRGSKRLLSTVFHQLESRGVKTKRLWHDIKLILVKTTLAMLPEIMLHYEHHFYDSTGPQCFQIMGFDVMIREDGTPILLEVNAAPSLTADHIVPHPGRTLLEGGQRVRSIVDEVIKIPLVRDTLLLVLGLMEEEYQNNSLKGETKSLDDMQTIKQRRKPHLSEIFPTRYGAHSGHLLFLDKAMYIYMQFVQLRSNVNITNAGLKQFVRKCNLIDIIPVVHVDAKVSEINYYFTGEKRTNGNGLPFHAFLMFLFFIAEKKFVLENDLLSKVQRLLSFCDMSLRRYGVRSARLRRAEVDSTIGNVEIYMLPSRMARNRSGTNGRKQNFTDDNNNPNSFAHLPKINERL; encoded by the exons CTCTCAACACCATCCTATGCAATAAAACCCGTTGAGTTCTACGAAGAACCATTAAAAGACGACCAATTATTCTACAAGGTGGCACTCGCAAAAAAAGAGTATAGGGAAAAGGAAAAGGACAAAAAAGAGCAATTGAGTTCAAATCGACGTGTTTCTCTGCAGGTTGAACCGAATAAG CTGCCAATTCCACTCACGAGGTCTTCATCGTTGAGCTCTATCATGGAAAATCGACCACCGAGTGGGATATCAAA ttcatcGTTCATCCGTTCAAGAAATACCGCATCTCGTCGCTTTACAATTGACACGTCACGGGCAAAATCAAATCAATATGTGGTTTCACTGTGTTCTAAGAAAATAGGAATAATTGAATATCCGGATGGACGTTCAGATAAACAACCATGTGATGTTTATTGGCATAATGTTGTACTTTCGGATATGAACAAAATTGTTACTTCACCACAGTCAAGGGTTAATAAATTCCCAG GTATGACCGAATTGGCGAAGAAAATATCATTAACTCATTCAATATCATctatgcaaaaattgtttcctgaCGAATATGCATTCTATCCAAATTCATGGTTTCTACCAGCTCATCTGGCTGATTTTCAC GCGTTCTATCGAAAAGCTCAAGCAttgggaaaaactgaaatgtgGTTTATTGTGAAGCCTGACGAAGGAGCACAAGGAACTGGAATATACTTAATTAATAGCCCAAATCAAATCAGAAATGTTGATCAGAGACAATTGGTTCAA gAGTATGTAGCTGATCCATTATTGATGAATGATAAATTGAAGTTCGATTTTCGAGTATACGGAGTTATAAAAAGCATCAATCCCTTGTCTATTTATGTTGCTCGCGAAGGAATGGCCCGGTTTTGcacagaaaaatatgaaaaacctGATTCGTCTAATTTCAAGAATCTTTATGCTCATTTAACAAATTATTCACTGAATAAGGCAAATGAAGCATATGTTCATAGCAATACACTTCAAGATCAAACAAGAG GAAGTAAACGTCTTCTCTCTACTGTATTCCATCAATTAGAATCTCGAGGTGTCAAAACAAAACGCTTATGGCATGACATCAAACTTATTCTTGTAAAAACCACTCTAGCAATGCTTCCAGAAATCATGCTTCACTATGAACATCATTTTTATGATTCAACGGGTCCTCAATGCTTTCAG ATAATGGGATTTGATGTAATGATTCGGGAAGATGGTACCCCAATTCTTCTCGAAGTAAATGCAGCACCATCTCTAACAGCTGACCATATTGTTCCACATCCTGGACGTACACTTTTGGAGGGTGGACAACGTGTGAGAAGTATTGTCGACGAG GTTATAAAAATTCCACTGGTTAGAGACACTTTACTTTTGGTATTGGGACTCATGGAAGAAGAGTATCAAAATAATAGCCT aaaagggGAAACAAAATCACTGGATGATATGCAGACAATCAAACAGAGGCGGAAGCCACATTTGAGTGAG ATTTTCCCAACTCGTTATGGAGCTCATAGTGGACATTTGCTCTTTCTTGACAAAGCCATGTATATTTACATGCAGTTTGTACAACTTCGAAGTAATGTTAACATAACGAACGCTGGTTTGAAGCAATTTGTTAG gaAGTGCAATTTGATAGATATTATACCAGTTGTGCATGTGGAtgcaaaagtttcagaaataaattattatttcactGGAGAGAAAAGAACAAATGGAAATG GTCTCCCATTCCACGCCTTtctaatgtttttgtttttcattgcTGAAAAGAAGTTTGTGTTAGAAAATGATTTATTATCAAAAGTGCAGAGACTTTTATCTTTTTGCGATATGAGTTTAAGACGTTATGGAGTTCGATCAGCAAGGTTAAGAAGAGCTGAAGTTGATTCAACTATTGG aaatgttgaaatttataTGCTACCTTCTCGTATGGCGAGAAATCGATCTGGAACAAATGGACGGAAg CAAAACTTCACCGATGACAATAACAACCCGAACAGTTTTGCGcatttaccaaaaatcaaCGAGCGACTTTAg